From Rudanella lutea DSM 19387, a single genomic window includes:
- a CDS encoding OmpA family protein has product MFTNKTPWIVLLVLWMAGSTWWHVCKIKQLCADDAPSTTVATSSAPVFTLSDGARFSVGLPGTFNFAKSGVTPNMAGFDAPLDSIATYLQNNPDRQLTLTGYYSAAETNPSSFSNLGIARAEAVKEMLIQRGVPAASLLTAGVEKADIAFSAAGDSVIAGVNGSFAAMVITAPAQPDSLASTSAISASAASTSVASASSAGTPVTEEALAKAEKFESVFKPIDLYFKTNSSDYIRTDETKKFFKEAIAYLRKNKDKSLILTGYTDNVGPDAANLALSKKRAGSVKTRLLSQGVGASQVKVDGKGEADPKASNDTESGRKANRRVTVVVQ; this is encoded by the coding sequence ATGTTTACCAACAAGACCCCGTGGATTGTACTCCTGGTGCTTTGGATGGCCGGATCAACCTGGTGGCACGTCTGTAAAATCAAGCAGCTCTGTGCCGATGATGCCCCCTCCACCACCGTTGCTACCTCCTCAGCTCCTGTCTTTACCCTTTCCGATGGTGCTCGTTTCAGCGTTGGTCTGCCCGGCACGTTCAACTTTGCCAAATCGGGGGTTACCCCCAACATGGCTGGTTTCGATGCTCCGCTCGACTCCATTGCTACGTACCTGCAAAACAACCCCGACCGGCAACTGACCCTCACCGGCTATTACTCAGCCGCCGAAACGAATCCGAGTAGCTTCAGCAATTTGGGGATCGCCCGGGCCGAAGCCGTCAAGGAAATGCTCATTCAGCGTGGAGTACCCGCAGCCTCGTTGCTGACGGCCGGTGTCGAAAAAGCCGACATCGCGTTTTCGGCCGCAGGTGACTCGGTGATAGCCGGGGTCAACGGTAGCTTCGCTGCTATGGTGATCACAGCACCCGCCCAACCCGATTCGCTCGCATCCACGTCGGCAATAAGTGCTTCGGCAGCGAGTACATCGGTAGCCTCTGCTTCATCGGCAGGTACACCCGTTACCGAGGAAGCCCTGGCTAAGGCTGAAAAATTTGAGTCGGTCTTCAAACCAATTGATTTGTATTTCAAAACAAACTCGTCGGACTACATCCGCACCGACGAGACGAAGAAATTCTTTAAGGAAGCCATTGCGTATCTGCGCAAAAACAAAGACAAGTCACTGATCCTGACAGGGTACACCGACAACGTTGGGCCCGATGCCGCTAACCTCGCCCTATCGAAAAAACGCGCGGGTTCGGTTAAAACCCGATTACTGTCGCAGGGCGTTGGTGCCAGTCAGGTAAAAGTCGACGGTAAAGGCGAAGCCGACCCCAAAGCCTCAAATGATACTGAAAGCGGACGTAAAGCCAACCGTCGGGTAACGGTTGTTGTCCAGTAA
- a CDS encoding SIR2 family NAD-dependent protein deacylase: MESKRKLVVLSGAGISAESGLATFRDSNGLWENYRIEDVATADAWVRNPALVQDFYNKRRKQALSAQPNAGHKALVALEAKYDVTVITQNVDNLHEKAGSSTVLHLHGELAKARSTGDPSLVYELETDEIQMGDLCEKGHQLRPHIVWFGEEVPMMEVAYEITQQADVFIVVGTSLAVYPAAGLAYAVPRGVPIFVVDPNTPELRHKDQVTFIAEPATTGLVRLAEQLLAA, from the coding sequence ATGGAATCGAAACGCAAACTTGTGGTTTTATCGGGGGCGGGAATCAGCGCCGAAAGTGGTCTGGCAACGTTCCGTGATTCAAACGGACTCTGGGAAAACTACCGAATTGAGGACGTTGCCACGGCCGATGCCTGGGTGCGTAACCCAGCGCTGGTACAGGATTTTTACAACAAACGCCGGAAACAGGCGCTGAGTGCGCAACCCAACGCGGGGCATAAGGCACTGGTAGCCCTCGAAGCCAAATACGACGTGACGGTGATTACGCAGAACGTTGATAATCTGCACGAAAAAGCAGGTTCATCGACCGTGTTACACCTACATGGTGAGTTGGCTAAGGCCCGCAGCACGGGCGATCCTTCGCTCGTGTACGAGCTCGAAACCGACGAAATTCAGATGGGTGATCTGTGCGAAAAAGGGCATCAGCTACGGCCGCACATTGTGTGGTTTGGTGAAGAGGTACCCATGATGGAGGTAGCGTACGAGATCACTCAGCAGGCCGATGTTTTCATTGTGGTCGGTACGTCGCTGGCGGTGTACCCGGCAGCTGGGCTGGCCTATGCCGTGCCACGCGGGGTGCCCATTTTTGTGGTCGATCCCAATACGCCGGAGTTACGCCATAAAGATCAGGTGACGTTTATTGCCGAGCCGGCAACCACCGGGTTGGTTCGGCTGGCCGAGCAACTGCTGGCCGCCTGA
- a CDS encoding ferritin-like domain-containing protein translates to MASLMDRVSNFFSGNDADTGEGLKSLFITELKDIYYAEGQAIDALAEQADAATTDEVRNAFLQHQEESRNQRTRLERVFDSLGVSATEGTCDAIDGLADDGRRVVSNTESGSLTRDAGLIMAAQKVEHHEIASYGSAVTLAKVLGYHEAAQLLQQTLDEEKNTDKKLTQLAESFINQRAAGEGDDMDNDNYDRYRDRDSVTNEATMGAGMSSSGTMGYGYTGSSSGMTSGSGMSSDSDHRSGSTGSGMSSGSQYGSGSGMGSGSSSTGGYSSGSSMDDDDSSTPRYNPNRDATLGGTSGV, encoded by the coding sequence ATGGCATCGCTGATGGATCGTGTGTCAAATTTCTTTAGTGGAAATGACGCAGACACGGGTGAGGGATTGAAAAGCCTTTTTATCACCGAACTGAAAGACATTTATTACGCAGAGGGACAAGCCATCGATGCGCTAGCCGAGCAGGCCGATGCCGCTACGACTGACGAGGTCCGGAATGCGTTTTTGCAACACCAGGAAGAATCGCGTAATCAGCGGACTCGGCTGGAACGTGTATTCGACAGTCTCGGCGTCTCGGCTACCGAAGGGACTTGCGACGCCATTGACGGACTGGCCGATGACGGTCGGCGGGTGGTGTCGAATACCGAATCGGGTTCACTGACCCGTGATGCCGGCCTGATTATGGCTGCTCAAAAAGTAGAGCACCACGAGATTGCTTCGTACGGCTCGGCCGTGACGCTGGCTAAGGTGCTGGGCTACCATGAAGCGGCTCAACTGCTTCAGCAGACACTGGACGAAGAAAAGAATACGGATAAGAAATTGACCCAACTCGCCGAGTCGTTTATCAACCAACGCGCAGCCGGTGAGGGCGACGACATGGACAACGATAACTATGACCGCTATCGGGATCGCGACAGTGTGACCAATGAAGCCACCATGGGCGCGGGTATGTCAAGCTCGGGCACTATGGGCTATGGCTACACCGGGAGTAGCTCAGGTATGACTTCGGGCTCAGGTATGTCGTCTGATTCGGATCACCGCAGCGGCTCAACAGGGTCGGGCATGTCATCAGGTTCCCAATATGGTAGCGGCTCAGGCATGGGTTCGGGGTCATCATCGACAGGCGGCTACAGCAGTGGCTCGTCGATGGACGATGACGATTCGTCGACGCCACGCTACAACCCCAACCGTGATGCCACATTGGGCGGCACGAGTGGCGTGTAG
- the metF gene encoding methylenetetrahydrofolate reductase [NAD(P)H], which translates to MTKITDHIRNANGKPIFSIEVIPPIKGDNLKNLLDNIEPLMEFKPPFIDVTYHREEYIERPMPDGSIKKIVTRKRPGTVGICSAIMHRFGVDPVPHVLCGGFTREETEDFLIDLHYLGIDNVLVLRGDPAKPFNTFKPKDNGYSYASELVEQVVNMNRGVYLHEEDTALAPSSFCVGVAAYPEKHFEALDPDTDFDFLKKKVEKGADYIVTQMFFDNQKYFDFVNRCREHGITIPIIPGLKPLSTRRQLQILPKLFHLEMPQDLVKAVEACENDAQAREVGVEWGIKQSRELMAAGVPVLHYYTMGKADNVARIAREVF; encoded by the coding sequence ATGACCAAGATTACCGATCACATCCGTAACGCCAACGGAAAGCCCATCTTCTCCATTGAAGTTATCCCGCCGATCAAGGGCGATAATCTCAAAAATCTGCTCGATAACATCGAGCCGCTGATGGAGTTCAAACCGCCGTTCATCGACGTGACGTATCACCGCGAAGAGTACATTGAACGGCCTATGCCCGATGGTTCGATCAAGAAAATTGTAACGCGCAAACGGCCCGGCACGGTGGGTATCTGTTCGGCTATTATGCACCGGTTTGGGGTAGACCCCGTGCCGCACGTCTTGTGCGGAGGGTTTACCCGCGAAGAAACCGAGGATTTCCTCATCGACCTGCACTACCTCGGGATTGATAACGTGCTCGTGCTGCGGGGCGACCCGGCCAAACCGTTCAACACCTTCAAACCCAAAGACAACGGCTACTCCTACGCCAGCGAACTGGTCGAACAGGTGGTGAACATGAATCGGGGCGTGTATCTGCACGAAGAAGACACGGCCTTGGCGCCCAGTAGTTTCTGCGTGGGAGTAGCGGCTTATCCCGAAAAACATTTTGAGGCACTCGACCCGGATACCGACTTCGACTTCCTCAAAAAGAAAGTTGAGAAAGGGGCCGATTACATCGTGACCCAGATGTTTTTCGACAATCAGAAGTACTTCGATTTTGTGAATCGGTGCCGCGAGCACGGTATCACTATTCCCATTATTCCGGGTCTGAAACCGCTGAGTACCCGTCGGCAGCTACAGATTTTGCCCAAGCTGTTCCACCTCGAAATGCCGCAGGATCTGGTCAAAGCTGTAGAAGCCTGCGAAAACGATGCGCAAGCCCGCGAGGTAGGGGTAGAGTGGGGCATTAAGCAATCGCGCGAGCTGATGGCCGCCGGGGTGCCCGTGTTACATTACTATACGATGGGTAAAGCCGATAACGTGGCCCGCATTGCACGTGAGGTATTCTAA
- a CDS encoding response regulator has product MKRILIADDHRLFADGLRFLFQFSELYEVVEVVTLGAEVLPTLEQQSIDLLLLDVSLPDLPGPAVARLVREFRPDLPILAISMETEAATVQTMLRAGVNGYCPKTAHHADLMKALDAVCGGEIYLDPSLQHVLLYSPTALPPDQSQVPDYRLTPREQEVAHLLVQGLSNTAIATRTFTSPRTVETHRKNIYAKLGVHNAVELTTRLLQRA; this is encoded by the coding sequence ATGAAACGTATTCTTATTGCCGACGATCACCGGCTGTTTGCCGATGGTCTTCGGTTTCTATTCCAGTTTTCGGAGCTATACGAGGTGGTAGAGGTTGTGACGTTGGGAGCGGAGGTGCTTCCGACGTTGGAGCAGCAATCCATCGATTTACTATTGCTCGATGTCAGCCTGCCCGATCTGCCGGGCCCGGCGGTGGCGCGATTGGTGCGCGAGTTTCGGCCTGACTTGCCGATTCTGGCCATTTCGATGGAAACCGAAGCGGCTACTGTTCAAACCATGTTGCGGGCTGGCGTCAATGGCTACTGTCCCAAAACGGCCCACCATGCGGATTTGATGAAGGCACTGGATGCCGTTTGCGGGGGCGAAATCTATCTTGATCCTTCGTTGCAGCACGTGTTACTTTACTCACCGACTGCCTTGCCGCCGGACCAGAGCCAAGTGCCTGATTATCGGCTCACCCCCCGCGAACAGGAAGTGGCCCATTTGCTCGTGCAGGGCTTGAGCAACACCGCCATTGCAACCCGGACGTTTACCAGCCCCCGTACGGTGGAAACGCACCGCAAAAATATTTATGCAAAACTCGGGGTACACAACGCGGTAGAGCTGACCACCCGCTTGTTGCAGCGGGCATGA
- a CDS encoding nuclear transport factor 2 family protein, with protein MRLLLSFVMLLSWATVFAQSADEKAVIAAEKARFDAQVAKDYDALSKLLTDDLVYTHSNGNVDGKESFIQSIKDGKSSYNTIDVKEQKVRVYGNTAIINGRCDIKMNAPDGKLTDLRLRYTDVYVKRNGRWQMATWQSLRLAQ; from the coding sequence ATGCGTCTACTTCTTTCGTTTGTCATGCTCCTCTCGTGGGCAACTGTTTTTGCACAAAGCGCCGACGAGAAAGCCGTCATAGCAGCTGAAAAAGCGCGGTTCGATGCGCAGGTGGCTAAAGACTACGATGCCCTGAGCAAATTGCTCACCGACGATCTGGTGTACACGCACTCCAACGGTAATGTCGACGGCAAAGAATCGTTTATTCAGTCGATCAAAGACGGCAAATCGTCGTATAACACGATTGACGTAAAAGAACAGAAAGTGCGGGTGTATGGCAATACCGCCATTATCAACGGTCGTTGCGACATCAAAATGAATGCGCCCGATGGTAAACTTACCGATCTGCGCCTACGCTACACCGACGTGTACGTGAAGCGAAACGGCCGCTGGCAAATGGCCACCTGGCAGTCGCTGCGGTTGGCGCAGTAA
- the topA gene encoding type I DNA topoisomerase — MSKNLVIVESPAKAKTIEGYLGKDFTVRSSYGHVRDLPKDGLAVDVSNGFKPAYEVSPDKRQLVNELKKMAKEAQEVWLATDDDREGEAISWHLKEALGLRENTKRIVFREITKNAILNAIGQPRSIDLNLVNAQQARRVLDRLVGYELSPVLWRKIKGGSTGLSAGRVQSVALRLVVDREREIDAHQSKSSFKVTAQFVVDGGKILNAELPKNFATVEEARGFLQLCVGAEFTIKNLETKPAKKSPAPPFTTSTLQQEASRKMSYAVDRTMKLAQSLYEAGKISYMRTDSTNLSQEAIGKAKAEIETEFGPNYVQTRQYKTKNESAQEAHEAIRPTNFNDRDAGSNRDEKRLYELIWKRAIASQMADAQLERTTATISIRFGNGATQTVRATSLDDSPFDMPVAAPSTPGSYPNELVAQGEVIKFDGFLRVYLESKDDEDEESKGMLPPLRIGQVLNLGQMKATEKFSRPQPRYAEASLVKKLEEMGIGRPSTYAPTISTIINRGYVVKSDRAGQERAFRELLLTQNQVSEKTGKEMFGSEKAKLFPTNTGMVVNDFLVEYFPDIVDFKFTANVEKDFDEIANGRRDWQQMLEGFYNPFHRNVEEVQGSDGVSFKTGARELGLHPASGKKVSARLGRYGAYVQIGESTDEEKPQYANLRSDQLIETISLQEALDLFALPREVGFFEDKPMVIGIGKFGPYVRHDDKYVSLTKEDDPYAISAERAVELIQQKRAESVSDTLGEFEGKPVTTGKGRFGPYVKFEDKYISLPKGEQLGAITLDRAIELIQQKRQAEANKYIKEFPENPNVKVVNGMYGPYLAVGKRNVRIPKETDPATLTLEQCLELAGEPAEGADKKAPAKKAATAKKAAPAKKAPAKKK; from the coding sequence ATGTCAAAGAACTTAGTCATTGTGGAGTCGCCTGCCAAGGCGAAAACCATTGAAGGCTACTTAGGTAAAGATTTTACGGTTCGGTCGAGCTACGGCCACGTTCGCGACCTGCCCAAAGACGGCCTGGCCGTTGATGTGAGTAATGGCTTTAAACCGGCGTACGAAGTGTCGCCGGATAAACGCCAATTGGTCAACGAACTGAAAAAAATGGCTAAGGAAGCCCAAGAGGTCTGGCTCGCAACCGACGACGACCGCGAGGGTGAGGCTATTTCGTGGCACTTGAAAGAGGCATTGGGCCTACGCGAAAACACCAAACGGATTGTCTTTCGGGAGATTACCAAAAACGCTATTCTGAACGCCATTGGGCAACCCCGATCTATTGACCTCAATCTGGTCAATGCCCAGCAGGCCCGCCGGGTTCTCGACCGGTTGGTGGGGTATGAGCTTTCGCCCGTGCTCTGGCGTAAGATCAAAGGGGGCAGCACGGGCCTGTCGGCAGGCCGGGTGCAGTCGGTAGCCCTGCGGTTGGTGGTCGACCGCGAGCGCGAAATTGATGCGCACCAGTCGAAGTCGAGTTTTAAAGTGACGGCTCAGTTTGTGGTTGATGGCGGCAAGATTTTGAACGCCGAACTGCCCAAAAACTTTGCGACTGTTGAAGAGGCTCGGGGCTTTTTGCAGCTCTGCGTCGGTGCCGAGTTTACGATTAAAAATCTGGAGACGAAGCCCGCCAAAAAATCGCCGGCTCCGCCCTTCACCACGTCGACGTTGCAGCAGGAAGCCTCGCGTAAGATGAGCTACGCTGTCGACCGGACCATGAAGCTGGCCCAAAGCCTGTACGAAGCGGGTAAAATATCGTACATGCGTACCGACTCGACCAACCTGTCGCAGGAGGCCATCGGGAAAGCCAAAGCCGAGATCGAAACCGAGTTTGGACCTAATTATGTCCAGACGCGTCAGTATAAAACCAAAAATGAGTCGGCGCAGGAGGCACACGAAGCCATCCGGCCGACCAATTTCAATGACCGCGACGCGGGGTCGAACCGCGACGAAAAACGGTTGTATGAACTGATCTGGAAGCGGGCCATTGCCTCACAAATGGCCGACGCCCAGCTCGAACGCACCACGGCTACCATTTCGATTCGATTTGGCAATGGGGCTACGCAAACCGTGCGGGCTACCTCGCTCGACGATAGCCCGTTCGATATGCCGGTGGCGGCTCCGTCCACGCCCGGCTCGTACCCCAATGAGCTGGTGGCACAGGGCGAAGTAATCAAGTTTGACGGCTTTTTGCGGGTTTACCTCGAATCGAAAGATGATGAGGATGAAGAAAGCAAAGGGATGCTCCCTCCGCTTCGGATTGGGCAGGTACTCAACCTGGGGCAGATGAAAGCCACCGAGAAGTTTTCGCGCCCGCAACCCCGTTATGCCGAAGCCAGCCTGGTGAAGAAACTCGAAGAAATGGGCATAGGCCGTCCTTCGACGTATGCGCCTACTATTTCGACGATTATTAATCGGGGTTATGTGGTGAAATCGGACCGGGCCGGTCAGGAGCGTGCCTTCCGCGAGCTTTTGCTGACCCAGAATCAGGTAAGCGAGAAAACCGGGAAGGAAATGTTCGGCTCCGAAAAGGCCAAGCTCTTCCCGACTAATACCGGCATGGTGGTCAACGATTTTCTGGTGGAGTATTTCCCCGACATCGTTGATTTCAAGTTCACCGCGAACGTCGAAAAGGATTTTGACGAAATCGCCAACGGTCGGCGCGACTGGCAGCAGATGCTTGAAGGATTCTACAACCCTTTCCACCGCAATGTGGAGGAGGTGCAGGGTTCCGATGGTGTGTCGTTCAAAACAGGCGCTCGTGAACTGGGCCTCCACCCGGCTTCGGGCAAGAAAGTATCGGCCCGGCTGGGTCGGTATGGGGCCTATGTGCAAATTGGCGAGTCGACTGACGAAGAAAAGCCTCAGTACGCCAACCTGCGCTCCGATCAGCTTATCGAAACCATCTCGTTGCAGGAAGCCCTCGATCTGTTTGCCCTTCCTCGCGAGGTTGGTTTCTTTGAAGATAAGCCGATGGTGATTGGTATTGGTAAGTTTGGCCCCTATGTACGGCACGACGATAAATACGTATCGCTGACGAAAGAAGACGATCCGTACGCTATCAGTGCAGAGCGGGCGGTTGAGCTTATTCAGCAAAAACGGGCCGAATCGGTGAGCGATACGCTGGGTGAGTTTGAAGGCAAGCCGGTGACAACGGGAAAAGGTCGATTTGGCCCGTACGTGAAGTTTGAAGATAAATATATCTCGCTGCCCAAAGGGGAGCAACTGGGTGCGATTACGCTCGATCGGGCGATTGAGCTGATTCAGCAGAAGCGGCAGGCCGAAGCGAACAAGTACATCAAGGAGTTTCCGGAAAACCCCAACGTAAAGGTGGTCAACGGGATGTACGGTCCGTATTTGGCGGTAGGTAAGCGCAACGTCAGGATTCCGAAGGAAACCGACCCGGCTACCCTGACGCTCGAACAGTGTCTGGAACTGGCGGGCGAACCTGCCGAAGGAGCCGACAAAAAAGCGCCCGCTAAAAAGGCGGCTACGGCAAAGAAAGCCGCTCCTGCCAAAAAAGCTCCAGCGAAGAAAAAGTAA
- a CDS encoding endonuclease III domain-containing protein, giving the protein MAVQPPFSVIDSDTLLWWAHLCLTEVYGTQAIYGRMDPMHELIATILSHRTTHANEMAAYKAMLERFPTWEQVRDAPLDDLITCIQTAKYPEVKAPWIKQVLTAIIDERGAATVDFLADMSTQEAMSWLTSLPGVGLKTASLLLLFYFRKPVLPVDTHVHRVTQRIGVLGPKVSAERAHKLLLEQLPKDPVVLFNVHKHFYWHGQRVCTWYTPKCSECALASQCAFYQSGGALELSSTPSRNTGLQIRIG; this is encoded by the coding sequence ATGGCTGTACAACCCCCTTTTTCTGTTATCGACTCCGACACCCTGCTCTGGTGGGCTCACCTGTGCTTAACCGAGGTGTACGGTACTCAGGCTATTTACGGACGTATGGACCCGATGCACGAGCTAATCGCAACCATACTCTCGCACCGGACCACGCATGCAAACGAGATGGCTGCGTACAAAGCTATGCTCGAGCGGTTCCCAACCTGGGAACAAGTGCGCGACGCTCCCCTCGACGACTTAATTACGTGTATCCAAACGGCGAAATACCCGGAAGTTAAAGCACCCTGGATAAAGCAGGTGCTCACCGCTATTATTGACGAACGGGGAGCCGCAACGGTCGATTTTCTGGCCGATATGTCTACACAGGAAGCCATGTCGTGGCTGACCAGCTTGCCCGGCGTGGGGCTCAAAACGGCTTCGCTGTTGCTACTGTTTTATTTCCGAAAGCCCGTTTTGCCGGTCGATACGCACGTGCACCGGGTAACGCAGCGCATTGGTGTGCTCGGCCCGAAGGTAAGTGCCGAACGTGCGCACAAACTATTGCTTGAGCAGCTTCCTAAAGACCCCGTTGTATTGTTTAACGTGCATAAGCACTTTTACTGGCACGGGCAGCGGGTCTGTACGTGGTACACCCCTAAATGCAGCGAATGCGCATTGGCGAGCCAATGCGCATTCTATCAGTCGGGTGGAGCCCTTGAACTAAGCAGTACGCCGAGCCGAAATACAGGATTACAAATCCGAATTGGCTAA
- the rho gene encoding transcription termination factor Rho yields the protein MYNIEELNMKLLSELRTIADQFGITDGNKYPKRELIYKILDHQARMPMPDEAAPEAAVAEAPRRGRRPRAEAVTAEPTPEVVAETPAPETDTPAVTPARTRSRIRRDAGAADTPPPTNETESIARTDEGMLQTPTESTEAGTTPERPTEGRREPAPRPNQLRPERGNEANGTRPDVGRPDAGRIERNGRRSDMGRPETGRPDMGRGNDRNNPSGRDFRDQRQGDPRQGDPRQGDARPSRFGQPGNRDMENRPRRDERPGGLRERRRAVTDESAMSMRVESEEEFLTPTVVEEGNTTVATAPADGETPVTEGAPAEASAEFTEAPADGDRQQTTQAPQPSRESLEYQNRIRRQYNQHIREFDGIIENEGVLEIMSDGGYGFLRSADYNFLASPDDIYVSPSQIKLFGLKTGDTVKGAIRPPKEGEKYFALLRVTTVNGKTTEEIRDRIPFEYLTPLFPEEQLKLTNRPDQYSTRVLDLFAPIGKGQRGMIVAQPKTGKTVLLKEIANAITRNHPEVHLIILLIDERPEEVTDMARSVNAEVISSTFDEQADRHVKVASMVLEKAKRMVECGHDVVILLDSITRLARAYNTVVPSSGKILSGGVDANALHKPKRFFGAARNVENGGSLTIIATALIDTGSKMDEVIFEEFKGTGNMELQLDRRLANKRVYPAIDVIASGTRREDLLLDKETMQRVWILRKHMSDMNPMESMDFLLDRLRGTRNNEEFLISMNR from the coding sequence ATGTACAATATTGAAGAACTGAATATGAAGCTTCTGTCGGAGCTTCGCACGATTGCCGATCAATTTGGAATCACCGACGGCAACAAGTACCCAAAACGTGAATTGATTTATAAGATTCTGGACCATCAGGCGCGGATGCCTATGCCCGATGAAGCGGCCCCCGAGGCAGCCGTTGCGGAGGCCCCACGTCGGGGACGCCGGCCCCGGGCTGAGGCAGTAACCGCCGAGCCCACGCCCGAAGTAGTTGCCGAAACGCCAGCCCCGGAAACGGATACCCCGGCTGTAACACCCGCACGGACGCGCAGCCGGATTCGGCGGGATGCCGGTGCAGCCGATACACCACCTCCCACCAACGAAACTGAATCGATTGCACGTACTGACGAAGGTATGTTGCAAACGCCTACCGAATCGACTGAGGCTGGTACTACGCCTGAGCGCCCCACCGAAGGACGCCGTGAGCCAGCGCCCCGGCCCAACCAGCTCCGCCCCGAACGGGGTAATGAAGCCAACGGAACACGCCCTGACGTGGGCCGCCCCGATGCAGGGCGTATTGAGCGAAACGGACGTCGGTCAGACATGGGCCGCCCAGAAACCGGTCGCCCCGATATGGGCCGTGGCAATGACCGCAACAACCCCAGTGGACGTGATTTCCGGGATCAACGGCAGGGCGACCCACGTCAGGGTGACCCGCGTCAGGGCGATGCCCGCCCAAGCCGGTTTGGACAACCCGGTAACCGGGATATGGAAAATCGGCCCCGCCGTGATGAGCGGCCGGGTGGTTTGCGGGAGCGCCGTCGGGCGGTAACGGATGAGTCGGCGATGAGTATGCGCGTTGAGTCGGAGGAAGAATTTCTGACACCGACCGTCGTTGAAGAGGGTAACACAACCGTTGCCACCGCTCCTGCTGACGGAGAAACACCGGTTACAGAAGGCGCCCCCGCCGAAGCTTCAGCCGAGTTTACCGAAGCTCCCGCCGACGGCGACCGGCAGCAAACCACGCAGGCTCCGCAACCCTCACGGGAGTCGTTGGAGTACCAAAACCGGATTCGTCGGCAATACAATCAGCATATCCGCGAATTCGACGGAATCATTGAAAATGAGGGCGTTCTGGAAATTATGTCCGACGGCGGCTACGGTTTCCTGCGGTCGGCTGACTACAATTTCCTGGCCAGCCCCGACGATATTTATGTATCGCCTTCGCAGATCAAACTGTTTGGCCTGAAAACGGGCGATACAGTGAAAGGAGCTATCCGGCCCCCGAAAGAAGGCGAGAAATACTTTGCCCTGTTGCGCGTAACTACCGTAAACGGCAAAACTACCGAAGAGATTCGCGACCGGATTCCGTTTGAATACCTCACGCCCCTCTTCCCCGAAGAACAGCTCAAACTAACCAACCGGCCCGACCAGTACTCTACTCGGGTGCTTGACCTGTTTGCCCCTATCGGCAAAGGCCAGCGCGGTATGATTGTGGCGCAGCCCAAAACCGGTAAAACGGTGCTGCTCAAAGAGATAGCTAACGCCATCACGCGCAACCACCCCGAGGTACACCTGATCATTCTGCTGATTGACGAACGTCCTGAGGAAGTGACCGATATGGCTCGTAGCGTAAATGCTGAGGTAATCTCCTCGACGTTTGACGAGCAGGCCGACCGGCACGTGAAAGTAGCCAGCATGGTGCTCGAAAAAGCCAAACGTATGGTGGAGTGCGGTCACGACGTGGTGATCCTGCTCGATTCAATCACCCGTCTGGCCCGGGCTTACAACACAGTCGTACCATCGTCGGGTAAGATTCTGTCGGGCGGTGTAGATGCCAACGCCCTGCACAAACCCAAGCGGTTCTTCGGAGCAGCCCGGAACGTGGAAAACGGCGGATCGCTCACGATCATCGCAACGGCCCTGATCGACACGGGCTCGAAAATGGATGAGGTAATTTTTGAAGAGTTTAAGGGAACCGGTAACATGGAACTCCAGCTCGACCGCCGATTGGCCAACAAGCGGGTTTACCCAGCCATCGACGTTATTGCATCGGGTACACGCCGGGAGGATCTCCTGCTGGACAAGGAAACGATGCAACGTGTCTGGATTCTGCGGAAGCATATGTCAGACATGAATCCAATGGAATCAATGGACTTCCTGCTCGATCGCCTGCGCGGCACCCGCAACAACGAGGAATTCCTTATTTCGATGAATCGTTGA